The following proteins come from a genomic window of Montipora foliosa isolate CH-2021 chromosome 2, ASM3666993v2, whole genome shotgun sequence:
- the LOC137991987 gene encoding VWFA and cache domain-containing protein 1-like — translation MAASLFINLSRYQLILMLFSTLYCPSLSADLLDVRLFSQTLSKLATDGLGVSALQEHFDKLQFTETAVDGSVLIPSLAASVSNKFKERFLVVRRLKRAVESSWTTSPTTTPAECCQIANSPKRLEYDSRFRNKVDFASLCVKVSESAPSSRQYVADSVLSEMKDIMQQYPVIKWQYFASEEGMLASFPAFEDTADCRSYDPRFRPFYVETATPEPKDVVLVIDTSGSMSGNRIDVAKAAAKTVLSTMNPRDRIGLVKFSSEAETPTGYNNDGRDCHSKRLADATPINIKYLKDFVDTLFAKGGTDYSKAFTLAFDLLKGSSPGKGPSRKKVIIFLTDGEPNDAAGDIMQTIKTKNAELNNAVVIMTYGMLTNLQILKDIAQQDGSNYGISKAPDVPAGKFTYVLNTNNLRRDLATYYDFFSTNTIRDEPIISIPYVDAFGTGLLTSITLPCYHQGKFIGVVGTDISMADLLSEITYFQKGQSSYAFMADSSGRTMMHPLLPAPSNAYGDPIFMDITALEPDPEFYSVFESIKNGGSGQKSISSKRFLARGGQVNEGVTVVEIPSIYYWLPVEKTNFTVGIVVAVGDKDETLGIQAIPSGFKFLYHRLDLIKPDDPCVHFSRYAAKDSTVVKFGAEAFKDPYTYLGLDETVPEIEAYRRFMTSTSSPNPGFKEGIRDTVLATRKVEDIWFREKMDYTKYLVWRYIGTANGVFRMTPGTSLAKSYDPRKRPWYHTALSNKGLVALSTPYIDAFGAGVVITAAHTIYRGETNSQHTTNDKVIAVMGADFPLSYFQKLLTDTYPKCKENNFDCFVLDAAGYLIMHDDFLVPDITAKTLEYVHITEKEKDVAEDLIQKGYLVKEECRNLEKIKLQNFYEVKIPFQGVNTLDSGVRCKKYQLSSVVGTNAFLGIISRDSSCYSRSCTCSSNKECSNVQGLTCQCPCSSRLNFHYCRSEFPASNTSICPVPATVVPSEQVNDPSVSGLEKCFDPKCNEKTDSGSCDGVVGCFWCVRDKNDAPLSNRYCADINTCYGGKEGTRAPGSGDAPKDPDNDDDDKGGMSGGAIAGIVIGVIVAAIIVAVIIVVKCSKRERVPKNQHVQPVAAPPATVSYNAPPPAYPRYGQGPGVPVHSTMIHLPPPSYDQTVSPVVQATAPPYNPYYKGGVGS, via the exons ATGGCCGCCTCACTGTTTATAAACCTCAGTAGATATCAGctgattttaatgcttttttctACCCTGTATTGTCCGAGTCTTTCAGCGGATCTGCTTGATGTACGGTTATTCAGTCAAACGCTCTCTAAATTGGCCACAGACGGACTTGGTGTCTCAGCTTTGCAG GAGCACTTTGACAAGTTACAGTTTACAGAGACTGCAGTTGACGGCAGTGTACTCATCCCTAGTCTAGCAGCGAGTGTCTCAAACAAGTTCAAAGAGAGGTTTCTTGTTGTACGAAGACTAAAAAGAGCTGTGGAGTCTTCTTGGACAACATCTCCAACAACGACCCCAGCAGAATGCTGTCAGATAGCAAACTCACCGAAACGCCTCGAGTACGATTCAAGGTTTCGTAATAAAGTTGACTTTGCAAGTCTATGCGTTAAGGTTTCAGAGAGCGCTCCTTCGTCTCGACAGTATGTTGCTGATTCCGTACTGAGCGAGATGAAAGATATCATGCAGCAATATCCTGTTATCAAGTGGCAATACTTTGCATCTGAGGAAGGTATGCTGGCGAGTTTTCCAGCGTTTGAAGACACGGCAGACTGTAGATCTTATGATCCTCGTTTCAGACCATTTTATGTAGAAACAGCCACACCCGAACCAAAAGACGTTGTTCTTGTTATTGACACAAGTGGATCAATGAGTGGGAACCGGATTGACGTGGCTAAGGCGGCTGCTAAAACGGTTTTAAGTACAATGAATCCAAGAGATCGA ATTGGATTGGTGAAATTCAGCAGCGAGGCCGAAACACCAACTGGATACAACAATGATGGGAGAGACTGTCACAGCAAACGTTTGGCGGACGCTACACCGATTAATATCAAATACTTAAAGGATTTCGTAGATACACTTTTTGCTAAAG gAGGTACGGATTATTCCAAAGCATTTACTCTGGCCTTCGACTTACTGAAGGGCTCATCACCTGGAAAAGGTCCTTCCAGGAAAAAAGTCATTATTTTTCTAACAGATGGTGAACCAAACGACGCAGCAGGTGATATCATGCAGACGATAAAAACGAAGAACGCAGAGCTGAACAATGCAGTCGTCATAATGACTTATGGCATGCTTACCAACTTACAAATCCTCAAAGATATTGCTCAACAAGATGGGAGTAATTACGGCATCTCAAAAGCACCTGACGTCCCT GCTGGAAAATTCACCTATGTTTTAAACACGAATAACTTACGAAGGGACTTGGCAACATACTACGACTTCTTCTCAACAAACACCATCCGTGATGAACCAATCATATCCATTCCTTACGTGGACGCCTTTGGAACAG GTCTTTTAACATCCATAACACTGCCTTGTTATCACCAAGGCAAATTCATCGGTGTTGTTGGCACGGACATAAGTATGGCGGACCTTCTTTCTGAAATCACCTACTTTCAGAAGGGCCAATCAAGTTATGCTTTCATGGCCGACAGTTCAGGAAGGACCATGATGCATCCCCTTCTGCCAGCCCCTTCTAATGCCTACGGCGACCCGATTTTTATGGACATCACGGCACTAGAACCTGATCCGGAGTTTTATTCCGTATTTGAATCTATCAAAAA CGGTGGATCTGGACAGAAGAGTATTTCATCAAAACGTTTTCTGGCTAGAGGTGGCCAGGTAAATGAAGGTGTCACTGTTGTGGAGATACCCTCAATCTATTACTGGTTGCCAGTTGAGAAGACCAATTTTACCGTTGGCATCGTGGTAGCAGTTGGCGATAAGGACGAAACACTAGGAATTCAAGCTATTCCTTCTG GCTTCAAGTTCTTGTATCATCGCCTGGACTTAATTAAACCTGATGATCCTTGTGTTCACTTTTCAAGATATGCTGCAAAAG ATTCGACTGTGGTGAAGTTTGGAGCAGAAGCGTTTAAAGATCCATATACCTACCTTGGTTTAGATGAGACAGTCCCTGAAATAGAAGCTTATAGAAGATTTATGACAAGTACAAGCTCGCCAAACCCCGGCTTTAAAGAGGGCATTCGGGACACAGTTCTAGCAACACGAAAGGTTGAAGATATTTGGTTTCGTGAAAAGATGGATTACACGAAGTATCTGGTTTGGAGATATATTGGTACCGCCAATGGCGTGTTCAGAATGACGCCAGGGACATCGCTGGCGAAATCGTACGACCCAAGGAAAAGACCATG GTACCACACCGCGCTAAGCAACAAAGGACTGGTTGCTCTTTCCACCCCTTACATAGACGCCTTTGGTGCAGGAGTGGTGATAACCGCTGCCCACACTATTTACCGTGGTGAGACAAACAGCCAGCACACAACAAATGACAAAGTTATTGCCGTTATGGGTGCGGACTTTCCTTTATCATACTTCCAAAA ACTCCTGACAGATACATAtccaaaatgtaaagaaaacaaCTTCGACTGTTTCGTTCTGGACGCAGCTGGATATCTAATCATGCACGATGATTTCCTTGTGCCTGATATAACCGCCAAAACACTGGAATATGTCCACATCaccgaaaaagaaaaagacgtTGCCGAAGATCTGATACAGAAAGGTTATCTGGTGAAAGAAGAATGCCGCAATTTGGAGAAAATCAAACTACAGAACTTTTACGAGGTTAAGATTCCATTTCAAGGCGTAAATACGTTGGACAGTGGAGTCCGTTGCAAGAAGTACCAGCTCTCTAGTGTGGTGGGAACCAATGCATTTTTAG GAATCATATCACGTGACAGTTCATGCTACTCCAGGTCTTGCACGTGTTCCAGTAACAAAGAATGCTCCAATGTGCAGGGTTTGACTTGCCAGTGTCCATGCTCTTCACGACTTAACTTCCATTATTGTAGAAGCGAGTTTCCGGCCAGCAA CACCTCTATTTGTCCTGTGCCCGCAACAGTCGTTCCATCTGAGCAAGTCAATGATCCTTCCGTAAGTGGCTTAGAGAAATGCTTTGACCCAAAATGCAACGAGAAGACAGATTCAGGGTCATGTGACGGGGTAGTGGGTTGCTTTTGGTGCGTTAGAGACAAAAACGACGCTCCACTTTCCAACAGATACTGCGCTGATATCAACACCTGTTATGGCGGCAAGGAAG GCACAAGAGCTCCTGGAAGCGGTGACGCTCCTAAAGACCCCGAcaacgatgacgatgacaaggGTGGAATGTCGGGTGGAGCCATTGCTGGTATCGTCATTGGAGTAATTGTAGCTGCTATTATTGTAGCAGTGATTATAGTCGTCAAATGCAGTAAGAGAGAAAGGGTACCCAAGAACCAACATGTCCAACCAGTGGCTGCTCCGCCCGCCACGGTGTCTTACAATGCTCCTCCTCCAGCATATCCCCGATACGGCCAGGGGCCTGGTGTTCCTGTGCACTCCACCATGATCCACTTGCCACCGCCGAGTTATGATCAAACAGTGTCGCCTGTGGTTCAGGCGACAGCGCCACCATATAACCCGTATTATAAGGGGGGagttggctcgtaa